In Pseudomonas fluorescens NCIMB 11764, a single window of DNA contains:
- the bamC gene encoding outer membrane protein assembly factor BamC, with protein MKRMAGLSALALIISSTSGCGWVWGPEGYFRDRGSDYLEAQQTAPMQLPPDVSTSKHLDPLLPIPRNVADDTIKGEYIVPRPQPLSAAADASAYSLQKTGDSRWIVAQNPPAEVWPVAVQFFQDNGFRLDEQRPQTGEFTTTWQHSDELSAAMAKRLSAAGVGADSETRVRVRIEPGVQRNTSEVYVVSAERPAGSTADVAFTNRSVNTGLDAALVDDMLASMSRISEKGGSVSMLASRDFDTPSRVSLSEDGSGNPVLNVGNDLDRAWSSVGRALEQGEWRVEDINRSLGLYYINLSEKAEKKDEKPGFFSGLFGSAPSKEEVEARAERYQVRLSKVGDTVQVTVEKNINTVAPADVARKVLSVIQDNLG; from the coding sequence ATGAAGCGAATGGCCGGACTTTCCGCACTTGCCTTGATTATCTCCAGCACCAGTGGCTGTGGATGGGTCTGGGGCCCGGAAGGTTATTTCCGTGACCGTGGTAGCGATTACCTGGAAGCGCAACAGACTGCACCGATGCAATTGCCACCGGACGTCAGCACCTCCAAACACCTGGATCCGCTGCTGCCGATCCCGCGCAACGTGGCCGATGACACCATCAAGGGTGAATACATCGTGCCGCGTCCGCAGCCGCTGTCCGCCGCTGCCGACGCCAGTGCCTACTCGCTGCAGAAAACCGGTGACTCGCGCTGGATCGTCGCTCAGAACCCGCCGGCCGAAGTCTGGCCAGTGGCTGTGCAGTTCTTCCAGGACAACGGTTTCCGTCTGGATGAACAGCGTCCGCAAACCGGCGAATTCACCACCACCTGGCAGCATTCCGACGAACTGTCCGCAGCGATGGCCAAGCGCCTGAGCGCAGCCGGTGTCGGCGCTGACAGCGAAACCCGTGTGCGGGTGCGTATCGAGCCGGGCGTGCAGCGCAACACCAGTGAAGTCTACGTGGTAAGCGCCGAGCGTCCTGCCGGCAGCACCGCCGACGTAGCCTTCACCAACCGTTCGGTCAACACCGGCCTGGACGCGGCACTGGTCGACGACATGCTCGCGAGCATGAGCCGCATCTCGGAGAAGGGCGGTTCGGTCTCCATGCTGGCTTCGCGTGATTTCGATACGCCAAGTCGCGTCAGCCTGAGCGAAGACGGCAGCGGCAACCCGGTTCTGAACGTCGGTAACGACCTGGACCGTGCCTGGTCGAGCGTCGGTCGTGCGCTGGAACAGGGCGAATGGCGCGTTGAAGACATCAACCGCAGCCTGGGCCTGTACTACATCAACCTGTCTGAAAAAGCCGAGAAGAAAGACGAAAAGCCTGGTTTCTTCAGCGGCCTGTTCGGCAGTGCGCCGAGCAAGGAAGAAGTAGAAGCCCGTGCCGAGCGTTATCAGGTTCGCCTGAGCAAGGTAGGCGATACCGTTCAGGTCACCGTCGAGAAAAACATCAACACCGTGGCGCCGGCTGACGTGGCGCGCAAAGTGTTGAGCGTGATTCAGGACAACCTGGGCTGA
- a CDS encoding AI-2E family transporter, which produces MFKVLRDWIQRYFSDEEAVVLAVLLFLAFTAVLTLGGMLAPVLAGMVLAYLMQGLVVTLERLRMPGGVAVGLVFALFMGVLLVFIVIVVPLLWHQLITLFNELPGMLAKWQSLLLLLPERYPHLVSDEQVLQAIEVARGEIGKFGQWALTFSLSSLPLLVNIMIYLVLVPILVFFFLKDREMIGQWVRGYLPRERALITRVAHEMNRQIANYIRGKVIEIFICGGATYIGFVVLGLNYAALLALLVGVSVVVPYVGAVVVTVPVLLIALFQWGWSDQFIYLMAVYGIIQVLDGNVLVPLLFSEAVNLHPVAIICAVLLFGGLWGFWGVFFAIPLATLFKAVLDAWPRKEPVVAPLL; this is translated from the coding sequence ATGTTCAAGGTGTTACGCGACTGGATTCAGCGCTATTTTTCCGACGAAGAAGCCGTGGTGCTCGCGGTTTTGCTGTTTCTGGCGTTTACCGCCGTCCTGACGCTGGGCGGCATGCTCGCGCCAGTGCTCGCCGGTATGGTGTTGGCGTATCTGATGCAGGGACTGGTGGTGACCCTTGAGCGCTTGCGCATGCCGGGCGGGGTGGCCGTGGGGCTGGTGTTTGCGTTGTTCATGGGTGTTTTGCTGGTGTTCATCGTGATCGTTGTGCCGTTGCTCTGGCATCAGCTGATCACGCTGTTCAATGAACTGCCGGGCATGCTCGCCAAGTGGCAATCGTTGTTATTGCTGCTGCCCGAACGCTACCCGCACCTGGTGTCTGATGAACAGGTGCTGCAAGCCATCGAAGTTGCACGGGGTGAGATCGGCAAGTTCGGCCAGTGGGCGCTGACGTTTTCGCTGTCGAGTCTACCGCTGCTGGTGAACATCATGATCTACCTGGTATTGGTGCCGATCCTGGTGTTCTTCTTCCTCAAGGACCGGGAAATGATTGGCCAGTGGGTACGCGGTTACCTGCCTCGCGAGCGCGCGTTGATTACTCGCGTCGCTCATGAAATGAACCGGCAGATCGCCAACTACATTCGCGGCAAGGTCATCGAAATCTTTATCTGCGGTGGTGCGACCTACATCGGGTTTGTCGTGCTGGGGCTCAACTACGCGGCGCTGCTGGCGCTGTTGGTGGGTGTGTCGGTCGTGGTGCCCTACGTCGGCGCGGTAGTCGTGACGGTGCCGGTACTGTTGATTGCGTTGTTCCAGTGGGGCTGGAGCGACCAGTTCATCTATCTGATGGCGGTTTACGGAATCATCCAGGTGCTGGACGGCAACGTGCTGGTGCCGCTGCTGTTTTCGGAAGCGGTCAACCTGCATCCGGTGGCGATCATTTGCGCGGTACTGTTGTTTGGCGGGTTGTGGGGCTTTTGGGGAGTGTTCTTCGCGATTCCGCTGGCGACGTTGTTCAAGGCGGTGCTGGATGCCTGGCCGCGCAAGGAACCGGTAGTGGCGCCGCTGCTTTAA
- a CDS encoding glycine cleavage system protein R yields the protein MSTPTVREQFLVISALGANPMELTNVLCRASHENRCAVVTSRLTRHGECSALILEISGSWDALARLEGSLPTLAKKHAFTVNVVRSAALENRPQALPYVAYVSSAYRSDIINELCQFFMDHNVELENLTCDTYQAPQTGGTMLNATFTVTLPAGVQISWLRDQFLDFADALNLDALIEPWRPQNPM from the coding sequence ATGTCCACCCCCACAGTTCGCGAACAATTCCTTGTCATCAGTGCCCTCGGCGCCAACCCCATGGAGCTGACTAACGTCCTGTGCCGCGCCAGCCATGAAAACCGCTGCGCCGTGGTCACCTCTCGCCTGACCCGCCATGGCGAGTGCAGTGCGTTGATCCTCGAGATCTCCGGCAGCTGGGACGCCCTGGCGCGTCTCGAAGGCAGCTTGCCGACCCTCGCCAAGAAACACGCCTTCACGGTCAACGTGGTGCGCAGCGCGGCGCTGGAGAATCGTCCACAGGCCCTGCCGTACGTCGCCTACGTCAGCTCGGCGTACCGCTCGGACATCATCAACGAGCTGTGCCAGTTCTTCATGGACCACAACGTCGAGCTGGAAAACCTGACCTGTGACACGTATCAGGCGCCGCAAACCGGCGGCACCATGCTCAATGCCACGTTTACCGTGACCTTGCCGGCCGGTGTGCAGATCAGCTGGCTGCGCGATCAGTTCCTGGATTTCGCCGACGCGCTGAACCTGGATGCCCTGATCGAACCGTGGCGCCCACAAAACCCAATGTAA
- the dapA gene encoding 4-hydroxy-tetrahydrodipicolinate synthase: MIAGSMVALVTPMDAQGRLDWDSLSKLVDFHLENGTHAIVAVGTTGESATLDVNEHIAVIRAVVKQVNGRIPVIAGTGANSTREAVELTRNAKEAGADACLLVVPYYNKPTQEGLYQHFKHIAEAVDIPQILYNVPGRTSCDMQAETVIRLSTVPNIIGIKEATGDMKRAKAILDGVSKDFIVLSGDDPTAVELILLGGKGNISVTANVAPREMADLCEAALKGDAETARAINEKLMPLHKDLFIEANPIPVKWALVEMGLMHEGIRLPLTWLSAPCHETLRTALRQCSVLV, from the coding sequence ATGATTGCGGGCAGTATGGTGGCACTGGTCACACCCATGGATGCACAAGGGCGTCTTGACTGGGACAGCCTCAGCAAACTCGTGGACTTCCACCTTGAAAACGGCACCCATGCCATTGTCGCGGTCGGTACTACCGGCGAGTCGGCGACCCTCGACGTCAACGAGCACATCGCTGTCATCCGTGCCGTGGTCAAACAGGTCAACGGCCGTATTCCGGTCATCGCCGGTACGGGTGCCAATTCGACCCGCGAAGCCGTCGAACTGACCCGTAATGCCAAAGAGGCCGGTGCCGACGCCTGCCTGCTGGTCGTTCCGTACTACAACAAACCGACTCAGGAAGGTTTGTACCAGCACTTCAAGCACATTGCCGAAGCGGTCGACATCCCACAGATTCTCTATAACGTTCCTGGCCGCACCTCCTGCGACATGCAGGCCGAGACCGTGATTCGCCTGTCCACCGTGCCGAACATCATCGGTATCAAGGAAGCTACCGGCGACATGAAGCGCGCCAAGGCAATCCTCGATGGCGTGAGCAAGGACTTCATCGTGCTGTCCGGCGATGATCCGACCGCCGTCGAACTGATCCTGCTGGGCGGCAAGGGCAACATTTCCGTCACCGCCAACGTTGCTCCACGCGAAATGGCCGATCTGTGCGAGGCCGCGCTCAAGGGCGATGCCGAGACCGCTCGGGCAATCAACGAAAAACTGATGCCGCTGCACAAGGACCTGTTCATCGAAGCCAACCCGATTCCGGTGAAGTGGGCTTTGGTTGAAATGGGCCTGATGCACGAAGGCATTCGCCTGCCGCTGACCTGGCTGAGCGCACCTTGTCATGAAACGCTCCGCACGGCTCTGCGCCAGTGCAGCGTCCTGGTTTAA
- a CDS encoding M48 family metalloprotease — MTFLRPTLLTLACLLASPGFADDLPSLGDASSAIVSPQQEYQLGRAWLALLRSQVSQLNDPQLKDYVESSVYRLVETSQVNDRRLEFILINSPQLNAFAAPGGIVGVNGGLFLNAQTEGEYASVLAHELAHLSQRHFARGVEAQQRMQVPMMAALLAGIVIAAAGAGDAGIAAIAGTQAAAIQEQRRFSRQNEQEADRIGILNLEKAGYDPRSMPTMFERLARQYRFDAKPPEFLLTHPVTESRIADTRNRAEQAKPGGIEDSMRYQLIRARVQLIYEETPGLGAKRFRAQLDENPKNDVARYGLAIAQIKGGQLNEARENLKLLLAKSPNEIIYNLAQIDLDITNNRLPDAQTRVDRMLTQYPGNYPLNQVRVDLLLKQNRAPEAEKALETLLKSRPDDPDVWYMVAETRGLSGNIIGLHQARAEYFALVGDYRQAIQQLDFAKRKAGTNFPLSSRIDARQRELMEQERMIKDMMG; from the coding sequence ATGACTTTTTTGCGCCCTACCCTGCTGACGCTCGCTTGCCTGCTTGCCTCACCAGGCTTCGCCGACGACCTGCCGTCACTCGGGGACGCCAGTTCTGCCATTGTCTCGCCACAACAGGAATACCAGTTGGGCCGTGCCTGGCTGGCGCTGCTGCGCAGTCAGGTTTCCCAGCTCAACGATCCGCAGCTCAAGGATTACGTCGAATCCAGCGTCTACCGTCTGGTGGAGACAAGCCAGGTCAACGACCGCCGCCTGGAATTCATCCTGATCAACAGCCCGCAACTCAACGCCTTTGCGGCGCCGGGCGGGATTGTCGGGGTCAACGGCGGTTTGTTCCTTAATGCCCAGACCGAGGGTGAATACGCCTCGGTACTCGCTCACGAACTGGCTCACTTGTCGCAGCGCCACTTTGCACGTGGCGTCGAAGCGCAACAGCGCATGCAGGTGCCGATGATGGCTGCGCTACTGGCCGGCATCGTGATTGCCGCTGCCGGTGCGGGCGATGCCGGGATCGCGGCCATTGCGGGCACACAGGCGGCGGCGATTCAGGAACAGCGACGCTTTTCACGCCAGAACGAACAAGAGGCCGACCGCATCGGCATCCTTAACCTTGAAAAAGCCGGTTACGATCCACGCTCGATGCCAACCATGTTCGAGCGGCTGGCGCGCCAATACCGTTTCGACGCCAAGCCGCCGGAATTCCTGTTGACTCACCCGGTGACTGAATCGCGGATCGCCGACACCCGTAACCGCGCCGAACAAGCCAAACCGGGCGGTATTGAAGATTCCATGCGTTATCAACTGATTCGCGCGCGGGTCCAACTGATCTACGAGGAAACCCCAGGCCTGGGCGCCAAACGCTTTCGCGCCCAGCTGGATGAGAACCCGAAAAACGATGTCGCACGCTATGGCCTGGCCATCGCCCAGATCAAGGGTGGCCAACTGAATGAGGCACGTGAAAACCTCAAGTTGCTGCTGGCCAAGTCGCCGAACGAGATCATCTACAACCTGGCGCAGATCGATCTGGACATCACCAACAATCGCCTGCCGGATGCTCAGACCCGGGTCGACCGGATGCTGACTCAGTATCCGGGCAACTATCCGCTGAATCAGGTGCGCGTCGATTTATTGCTCAAGCAGAACCGTGCGCCCGAAGCGGAAAAGGCACTGGAAACCCTGCTCAAGAGCCGCCCGGATGATCCGGACGTCTGGTACATGGTGGCTGAAACCCGCGGCCTGTCAGGCAACATCATTGGCCTGCATCAGGCTCGCGCCGAGTACTTTGCACTGGTCGGCGACTACCGCCAGGCCATCCAGCAACTGGACTTCGCCAAGCGCAAGGCCGGAACCAACTTCCCACTGTCTTCGCGGATCGACGCTCGCCAACGGGAGCTGATGGAGCAGGAGCGGATGATCAAGGACATGATGGGCTGA
- a CDS encoding peroxiredoxin, whose amino-acid sequence MAVAIDQPVADFEAPATSGQTVSLASLKGKQVVIYFYPKDSTPGCTTQGQGFRDQLDAFKAANTEVFGVSRDSLKSHENFKAKQAFTFELISDKEEALCQLFDVIKLKKLYGKEYMGVDRSTFLIDKNGVLRQEWRGVKVPGHVDAVLAAAQALNKA is encoded by the coding sequence ATGGCCGTTGCCATCGACCAACCGGTTGCCGACTTCGAAGCCCCCGCCACCAGCGGGCAGACCGTCAGTCTCGCGAGCCTCAAAGGCAAGCAAGTGGTCATCTACTTCTATCCGAAGGACAGCACGCCGGGTTGCACGACCCAAGGCCAGGGCTTTCGTGATCAGCTTGACGCCTTTAAAGCGGCCAACACCGAAGTCTTCGGCGTGTCGCGTGACAGCCTGAAATCTCACGAGAACTTCAAGGCCAAGCAAGCGTTCACCTTCGAGCTGATCAGCGACAAGGAAGAAGCGCTGTGCCAGCTGTTTGATGTGATCAAGCTGAAGAAGCTTTATGGCAAGGAATACATGGGTGTTGATCGCAGCACGTTCCTGATCGACAAGAATGGTGTGCTGCGTCAGGAATGGCGGGGCGTGAAGGTGCCGGGGCATGTGGACGCTGTTCTGGCGGCGGCTCAGGCGCTGAACAAGGCCTAA
- a CDS encoding MBL fold metallo-hydrolase, with protein sequence MRFAVLGSGSQGNGTLIASADTYVLVDCGFSLRETEKRLLRLGVNPAQLSAILVTHEHADHVHGVGLLSRRYNLPVYLSRGTLRGMRKPIEPAGLLAGGEQLQIGALSIGVIAVAHDAQEPTQYVFSDGERRFGLLTDLGSYCNKVLDGYRDLDALMIEANHCRDMLARGHYPYFLKQRVGGELGHLNNHQAAFLVSELGWQGLQHLVLAHLSSKNNLPQLARQCFVDTLGCDPDWLQLADQDSGLDWRHIA encoded by the coding sequence ATGCGTTTTGCCGTTCTCGGCAGCGGTAGCCAAGGGAACGGCACGCTGATAGCCAGCGCTGATACGTACGTGCTGGTGGATTGTGGTTTTTCCCTGCGGGAAACCGAAAAACGCCTGTTGCGCCTGGGGGTGAACCCGGCGCAACTGAGCGCGATACTCGTGACCCACGAACATGCCGACCACGTGCATGGCGTGGGTTTGCTGTCTCGGCGCTACAATCTGCCTGTCTACCTCAGTCGCGGCACCCTGCGCGGGATGCGCAAACCGATTGAACCGGCCGGCCTTCTGGCGGGCGGCGAGCAATTGCAGATCGGCGCACTGAGCATCGGCGTCATTGCCGTGGCCCACGATGCACAGGAACCGACGCAATATGTGTTCAGTGACGGTGAGCGGCGCTTCGGCCTGTTGACCGACCTGGGTTCATACTGCAACAAAGTGCTGGACGGCTATCGGGATCTCGATGCGTTGATGATCGAGGCCAACCATTGCCGAGACATGCTGGCTCGCGGTCACTATCCGTACTTTCTCAAGCAGCGGGTGGGCGGTGAACTGGGACATTTGAACAACCACCAGGCGGCATTCCTGGTGTCCGAGTTGGGCTGGCAAGGCCTGCAACACCTGGTCCTGGCCCATCTGAGCAGCAAGAACAACCTGCCGCAGCTGGCCCGGCAATGTTTTGTCGACACCCTCGGGTGCGACCCGGACTGGCTGCAATTGGCCGATCAAGATTCAGGGCTCGACTGGC
- a CDS encoding sulfurtransferase TusA family protein: MTDAVDHDAELDASGLNCPLPLLKAKLELNRMTSGAVLKVIATDAGSQRDFRTFARLAGHTLLREEDEAGVYRYWLKKA; encoded by the coding sequence ATGACCGACGCTGTAGACCATGACGCCGAACTGGACGCCAGCGGCCTGAATTGTCCGTTGCCGTTGCTCAAGGCCAAGCTGGAACTCAATCGCATGACCAGCGGCGCGGTGCTCAAGGTGATCGCCACCGATGCGGGCTCGCAGCGTGACTTTCGCACCTTTGCCCGTTTGGCCGGTCATACGCTGCTTCGTGAAGAAGATGAAGCGGGCGTTTACCGCTATTGGTTGAAGAAAGCCTGA